The genomic window TTCTTGTGAAAAAATTAAGATATTCTGATCTTTCTAATTTTCTATTTTTATTCAGTTCTTCTCTATTCATATATTTTATGTCTCCTAATACTTTATCCTTGGGTCAAGATAAGCATATAGGACGTCAGCAACCAAATTTGCTACCAGTACTAATGTTGATATGAGTAAAAAACTGGCTTGAGCCAGTGGATAATCATTATTGCTTACAGCAAATACCAATTCCCTCCCCAGGCCTGGCCAGGAAAATACCGTTTCAGTTATAGCGCTTCCATTAATTGAAAAGGCTATGCTCAAGCTTACTGAGGTGACTACAGGGAGCATAGCATTTCTTGCTGCATGTTTGTTTCTGATGATCTTTTCCTTAAGCCCTTTTGCTTTGGCAGTGATAATGTAGTCTTCCCGAAGGGTATCCAGCATACTGCTTTTCATAACCAGCATTGATCTTGAAAAATCAATTGTAAAGAGGACAAATAAGGGGAGTATCATGTGATGAATGACATCTAAAATTTTATAAAAGAAGCTGATAGTGGGATCCAGCCATATCTCAGGGGTAAGCATGCCATTTATGGGAAACCAATGGAACTTGAATCCAAAGATCCATATGGCTAAAAGAGCAAACCACGGGAGAAAAATGGTATGAAGCAGGAGACCTACAAAGGTTATGGTTGCTTCAATCTTTGTTCCTCTTTTCCATGCAATGAATTTTCCCAATGAAATACCAGCAAGGGCAGCTAAAATCGTAGCCGTGGTAAAGAGAAGGATGGTGTTCAATAATTTTTCTTTAATGATATCCAAAACCGGTTCAGCATAATGAAAGGAATTCCCAAATTCTCCTTTTAAGACATTCTTAAGATATTTAAGATACTGAAGCCATAAGGGGTCATTCAGTCCAAAGGCTTCCCTGAGGCTCTCTATATCTTCAGGAGTCATCGTTGGATCTATGATCATAGAGGTAGGGTCACCCGGTGCCAAACGAAAAAGGACAAAGAGAAGAGTGATAATAATAAATAAAGTTACGATGATTTCTACCGTTCTTCTTAAGATATATTTTTGCATGTTTAGTAATTGCTTGTGTTCACAAAGACATTAGCTCAATAAATAATATTTAGTAAAATAATCATTTCAAATATTTTTTATGAACAGAGTAATTTTAATCCGTTTTTGTCCTATTTTAAGGGTTTTATAAAAAGAAATG from Nitrospinota bacterium includes these protein-coding regions:
- a CDS encoding ABC transporter permease: MQKYILRRTVEIIVTLFIIITLLFVLFRLAPGDPTSMIIDPTMTPEDIESLREAFGLNDPLWLQYLKYLKNVLKGEFGNSFHYAEPVLDIIKEKLLNTILLFTTATILAALAGISLGKFIAWKRGTKIEATITFVGLLLHTIFLPWFALLAIWIFGFKFHWFPINGMLTPEIWLDPTISFFYKILDVIHHMILPLFVLFTIDFSRSMLVMKSSMLDTLREDYIITAKAKGLKEKIIRNKHAARNAMLPVVTSVSLSIAFSINGSAITETVFSWPGLGRELVFAVSNNDYPLAQASFLLISTLVLVANLVADVLYAYLDPRIKY